The Phragmites australis chromosome 15, lpPhrAust1.1, whole genome shotgun sequence genome window below encodes:
- the LOC133891922 gene encoding probable nucleolar protein 5-2, which yields MASLLEEEMASESDAGSWNVGLGAKLGHGGEILVLFETPSGFAIFGYDGVKLFLPGAIQDIWADFIKDYKTKQAIWLKDFQTFEDKASAIKLDTGVDKKLASMIEKCIKPGQKLAVGKREYQDIIEKNLGISCLCNEAVMEVMWGLKNLMWYLVPDEKSELTKEDCLPMSEGMKIVLNRHGFDVKPEMVNKCIIEATGMVYECDFCVDKHAESLHGAGEHLKKISDIKFEDWDLLKLATALMMVCYPHGEVIVAGNPQKLFGDDYSKLVEDAPKYNNKILKVACLKVYEEMFRARKIRSKALRLLAASIKRAKNAYEAEQAMRSQE from the exons ATGGCGTCGCTgctggaggaggagatggcctCGGAATCGGATGCGGGGAGCTGGAACGTCGGTCTAG GTGCCAAGTTGGGGCATGGTGGAGAGATCTTGGTGCTGTTTGAGACGCCCTCTGGCTTTGCAATTTTCGGTTATGATGGAGTCAAGCTCTTTCTACCAGGTGCCATCCAG GATATCTGGGCAGACTTCATCAAGGATTATAAGACAAAACAA GCTATTTGGCTTAAAGATTTTCAAACTTTTGAGGACAAGGCCAGCGCCATTAAGCTTGATACTGGTGTTGACAAAAAGCTTGCTTCGATGATCGAAAAGTGCATAAAACCTGgacagaaactagctgttggaaaaCGTGAATATCAAGATATCATTGAAAAGAACTTG GGAATATCCTGCCTGTGTAATGAAGCTGTGATGGAGGTGATGTGGGGCCTGAAGAATCTTATGTGGTATTTAGTGCCTGATGAAAAATCAGAGCTGACTAAGGAGGATTGCCTCCCGATGAGTGAAGGAATGAAAATTGTCCTGAATCGCCATGGCTTTGATGTCAAACCAGAGATG GTTAATAAATGTATTATTGAGGCGACAGGCATGGTGTACGAGTGTGATTTTTGTGTGGACAAACATGCCGAATCGTTGCACGGTGCTGGTGAACACCTTAAGAAGATATCTGACATTAAATTTGAGGATTGGGATTTACTGAAACTTGCAACCGCTCTCATGATGGTATGTTACCCACATGGTGAAGTAATTGTAGCTGGCAATCCTCAAAAG CTGTTTGGAGATGACTATTCAAAGTTGGTGGAGGACGCACCTAAATATAACAATAAAATCCTTAAGGTGGCTTGCTTGAAAGTCTATGAAGAAATGTTTAGGGCCCGTAAAATTAGGTCTAAGGCGCTACGACTGTTGGCCGCTTCGATCAAGCGGgccaaaaatgcatatgaagCTGAACAAGCGATGAGAAGCCAGGAGTGA